The Microcebus murinus isolate Inina chromosome 4, M.murinus_Inina_mat1.0, whole genome shotgun sequence genome has a segment encoding these proteins:
- the AP5B1 gene encoding AP-5 complex subunit beta-1, producing the protein MGPLSREAWAQRLAAFRTSPSAFMAGPEGEDLGRDLLSDLRSEKLSEQTKVSLLVLSLEYPVQLWPDAPAAEVAATSLLDTLVLLPPRLSALRRLLLLAATTALVAGGALGPTSGASCRLLPLLLGLASGSDLGPGFGPTSEQRSLQATACECLRELESCKPGLLGGALGVLRGLLGQAGPVQPLSLLLALALRNTLVVQSQAGAGLRGLLMAGASPTRGGSWDWSLVEEGDAHLQPQAPSWPAAEEGERGLAALEPSPEEARELRAAVAQLLDTTYLLTPVAQAQLLWLLGWALRGLQGQPPALFKPQLVRLLGTAQLTLLHAVLALKAAFGEALFTAQDEALLLRRLTLAAQHPALPLPTHLFYLHCLLSFPENWPLGLEGEEAAPLLLRPQLCHGLLPSLLHDPMALLARLHLLCLLCAEDEEQEEKGLVQSPRGSLEELMAGLQQRAALDQGPRALATLCFQASYLVARCLAGQPMVLTPLIHGLAQLYRARPVLAPHFVDLLDQVGPELGEPLRVLLRQEVVSRPGRDEALRWHLQMLAKVADGSAQSATLSFLQAAAAHCTGWDLQQALLRVCRALLQAGGGDGLADLLQALARQLEDPDGRDHARLYYILLAHLAGPKLGVALAPSLTAPALASSLVAENQGFAAALMVQEAPAPIRLSVGSREIKGPLPVLQLQVEALEPIYSLELRFRVEGQIYAPLESVHMPCLCPGRPARRLLLPLQPRRPAPAQLDVHALYTTPSGLTCHAHLPPLTVNFSDLFLPFPHPPEGAGPGFFEELWHSCLPEGAESRVWCPLGPQGLKPLVSHHLEPFVVVAQPPTSYCVAIRLPPNSRLLLRLEAAQQDGVPVALRTDDWAVLPLAGDYLRGLSAAV; encoded by the coding sequence GCTGGTCCTGAGCTTGGAGTACCCAGTCCAGCTGTGGCCTGACGCACCTGCGGCAGAGGTGGCTGCCACGTCTCTGTTGGACACCCTGGTACTTCTACCCCCAAGGCTCTCAGCTCTCCGGCGGCTCTTGCTGCTGGCAGCTACCACAGCCCTGGTGGCAGGAGGCGCGCTGGGCCCCACCTCGGGCGCCTCCTGCCGGCTGCTTCCCCTACTGCTTGGCTTGGCCTCGGGCAGCGACCTGGGACCAGGCTTTGGCCCCACCTCGGAACAGCGCTCCCTACAGGCCACAGCGTGTGAGTGTCTGAGAGAGCTGGAGAGCTGCAAGCCCGGACTGCTGGGGGGTGCCCTGGGGGTGCTGCGGGGCCTGCTGGGGCAGGCGGGCCCTGTCCAGCCACTCAGCCTGCTGCTGGCACTTGCTCTGCGCAACACCCTGGTAGTCCAgtcccaggctggggctggcctGCGGGGCCTGCTCATGGCCGGGGCCTCCCCCACTAGGGGTGGTTCCTGGGACTGGTCACTAGTCGAAGAGGGTGATGCCCACCTTCAGCCCCAGGCACCCAGCTGGCCGGCAGCTGAGGAGGGGGAGCGTGGCCTTGCCGCTCTAGAGCCCAGCCCAGAGGAAGCTCGGGAGCTGCGGGCTGCTGTGGCTCAGCTTCTAGACACGACCTATCTGCTCACACCTGTGGCCCAGGCCCAGCTTCTGTGGCTGCTGGGCTGGGCCCTACGGGGTCTGCAGGGACAGCCACCAGCGCTCTTCAAGCCGCAGCTGGTACGGCTGCTGGGCACAGCGCAGCTGACGCTCTTGCACGCAGTTCTTGCGCTCAAGGCAGCCTTTGGTGAGGCGCTGTTCACCGCCCAGGATGAGGCCCTGCTGCTCCGCCGGCTCACCTTGGCTGCTcagcacccagccctgcccctgcccacccatCTCTTCTACCTGCACTGCCTCCTGAGCTTCCCTGAGAACTGGCCGCTGGGCCTGGAAGGTGAGGAGGCTGCGCCGCTGCTACTaaggccccagctctgccatggtCTCCTGCCCAGTCTCCTGCATGACCCGATGGCCCTCCTGGCCCGCCTGCATTTGCTGTGCCTGCTCTGTGCGGAAGATGAGGAACAGGAGGAGAAAGGCCTGGTCCAGAGCCCTCGGGGCTCCCTGGAGGAGCTAATGGCTGGCTTGCAGCAGAGGGCAGCCCTGGACCAGGGCCCCCGGGCTTTGgctactctctgcttccaggccTCATACCTGGTTGCCCGCTGCCTGGCCGGGCAACCTATGGTGCTGACACCCTTGATCCATGGACTGGCCCAGCTGTACCGAGCCCGGCCTGTGCTGGCTCCCCACTTTGTGGACCTCTTGGATCAGGTGGGTCCTGAGCTGGGGGAGCCTCTGAGGGTGTTGTTGCGGCAGGAGGTGGTATCCAGGCCTGGCAGAGATGAAGCTCTTCGCTGGCACCTGCAAATGCTGGCAAAAGTGGCAGATGGGAGTGCCCAGAGTGCCACCCTCAGTTTTCTACAGGCTGCAGCTGCCCACTGCACAGGGTGGGACCTACAGCAGGCCCTGCTGCGGGTCTGCCGGGCCCTGCTACAGGCCGGTGGTGGGGATGGCCTGGCAGACTTGCTGCAGGCCCTGGCCAGGCAGCTGGAGGACCCTGACGGGCGGGACCACGCCCGCCTCTACTACATCCTCCTGGCCCACCTGGCAGGGCCCAAGTTGGGGGTAGCCCTGGCCCCCTCGCTTACTGCACCTGCACTAGCCTCTTCCCTGGTGGCTGAGAACCAGGGCTTTGCAGCAGCACTGATGGTGCAGGAGGCCCCGGCCCCAATTCGGCTGAGCGTGGGGTCCCGAGAGATCAAGGGCCCACTCCCTGTGCTGCAGCTCCAGGTGGAGGCGCTGGAGCCCATCTACTCTCTGGAACTGCGTTTCCGTGTGGAAGGACAAATCTATGCACCCTTGGAATCTGTCCACATGCCCTGCCTGTGCCCTGGCCGCCCTGCCCGCCGTCTGCTCCTGCCGCTGCAGCCCCGACGCCCAGCCCCCGCACAGCTGGATGTCCACGCCCTTTATACCACACCTTCTGGTCTCACCTGCCATGCCCACCTGCCACCCCTGACTGTGAACTTCTCTGACCTCTTTctgcctttcccccaccccccagagggGGCCGGGCCAGGCTTCTTTGAGGAGCTCTGGCACTCCTGCCTGCCAGAGGGCGCTGAGAGTCGTGTGTGGTGCCCACTTGGGCCACAGGGGCTCAAGCCCTTGGTGTCACACCACCTGGAGCCTTTTGTGGTGGTGGCCCAGCCCCCCACCAGCTACTGTGTAGCAATCCGCTTGCCCCCAAACTCGAGGCTGCTGCTGCGGCTAGAGGCAGCCCAGCAAGATGGAGTACCCGTGGCCCTGCGGACTGACGACTGGGCCGTGCTGCCCCTGGCAGGAGACTACCTCCGTGGGCTGTCAGCTGCTGTCTGA